ttttgggatgatctccaattagaggcagctggttctcgttgtctctaattggagatcatacttaagtagggtttttttccacctgtgtttgtgggtagttgtattctgtttagtctatgtacatgacagaactgtgcgctttcatttctctctttgttattttgtctttagtgtttttgagttaaaatacatttcatcatgagcactcaacacgctgcgctttggtcccctctctacgacagtcgTTACACTCATATCCCACAACTCTCTGTGGTTTTATTAGTACTCTAATACCCCACAACTCTCTGATTTTATTAGTACTCTAAAACCCCACAATTCTCTGGTTTTATTAGTACTCTAATACCTCAAACTATCTGATTTTATTTGACCATGGGGAAAACAGCTGATGCACAGAATGCAATGCAGATTATCTTCCATTGTTTGAGCAATTATTTAGCTTTAGCATTCTTTTACTTAGTGAAGATTTAGTTACTTTAATCTTTCACTTCTTCTATCCCACACAAATTGATCTGAGCGATGTGAGATGGAATGTTTTCCCCTTTTAGAAAAATCGACAAAAATATCTGTTTTGATTCTGTATATACCAATTACAGTAAAGTGAGACAATATCATCTGCTCTAATGATATATATAAACTAACATATTTCATTTTGTCATACTCATTTGTCATATTAATGTTTTGTCATATTCATATTGTAAAGTTATtttcaaaataaataataaaattgcTTTAAATCCCAGACTGATTGAACTAAAATGTTAGAAATAGAAATATCTGTAATGATATGGTCAAACTAGATGTTACACTGGACAAGTAGATACAGGATTCACTGGGTCAATATCCATATTGTGTCAAGTATCTGGCTAACTAGCTTGCATTGTTGGTCAAAGTAAAGGTAAGGTTTTATGTGATGGGTGATTATTAAACTTGTCAAAACAACTACACACAAGCCAGTAGGTGGTAGTTGTTTCTCTCAATCCTAGTCATCAATAGATCTACAACCAGATACCAAATAAGAACTTGTATTTTTCACAAATCAACATGTTTTAAAACAAAAATGCATGTTTAATGTCACACATGATACACTACTGAAATAATGAATGTATAATATATTAATAACGAATATGGAACACAACGTTGATGCCTGGTTAGATGACAGCAAAGGATCATATGAATTAATCCACAATTCTTTATATTACTTAATCGAAAATGATTCACATAGCTTTATACCACAATAAGCTATTGACAAATGGGGTATGTGATGaattgtgtatttctatgttgccgTGATGGGCAAAATTGTGATTGGATCTGCATCGTTGTTCCAGGGTGAGAAAAGTGGACGGACATCATGCTGATAACTTGGTCCATTGGTAAATGAGTAGATGAGTGAACCTTCTTCTGCACTAAAGAAAGTCACCTTCCTTTCCTGATAATCTAGATAGATACCGACTTTATCTGGAATACCTTTGTCAAGAACACGTTCTTTATCCTCCATGGCTTTAAGTCTTTGCCCATTGGATAGTCTGATTACCCAGAAGCCATTACTTGGACTGAAAGCCAACGGCCCCTTCCTGTTAGCCGTTGCCTTGGCAACGCCAAGCACCCAGTCATCCTTCTCCTTCACATTCACCTCCCAGTAAGTCTTCAAAGGACTTCCCATTTTGCCCAACACAAAAGGCTCTTCATTAAAACAGTTCTCAACGTTGATTTTTCTCTGTGGTGATTCATTAGTCCACTGTAGTGACTTCCCATCTATCTTCAGTTTAGGGTGAGCAGTGTCCACATCCAGAGTAACATTCACTGTGGAGAATAggaaaacacatttttatttactcaTAATTTTCATTGTAATTTAATATTCACTGATTTAAAGCTTAGTTATATAGGACATAtaaagtattttattttattaggtaTTTTAATTGAGTTGAAAAACA
The Salmo salar unplaced genomic scaffold, Ssal_v3.1, whole genome shotgun sequence genome window above contains:
- the LOC123738277 gene encoding zinc-binding protein A33; the protein is MGSPLKTYWEVNVKEKDDWVLGVAKATANRKGPLAFSPSNGFWVIRLSNGQRLKAMEDKERVLDKGIPDKVGIYLDYQERKVTFFSAEEGSLIYSFTNGPSYQHDVRPLFSPWNNDADPITILPITAT